A genomic region of Oncorhynchus mykiss isolate Arlee chromosome 16, USDA_OmykA_1.1, whole genome shotgun sequence contains the following coding sequences:
- the aurkaip1 gene encoding aurora kinase A-interacting protein gives MFISRVAPRLSLLCRATGALQTPVQSLRGSLLPVFPACCSSLNGKPRNYGTAADNSQPPQPWVALEPDLEEFLVPRNLSVSPLESWLSLHYSLPPLLEAPQPPEEGDVMVDTKVLPPFAVPLLEEGDGSVTPLSCKNVLEIRRRKMNRHKYKKLLKRTKFLRRRVLEGRRKKKQKRFEKDLQRIWMRAGLKKAPEGWNTPKIFIKQYKSKRG, from the exons ATGTTTATCTCAAGGGTGGCCCCTCGCCTCAGTCTGCTTTGCAGAGCAACTG GTGCACTTCAGACTCCAGTACAGTCATTGCGTGGATCTCTACTGCCCGTCTTCCCTGCTTGCTGCTCTTCTCTAAATGGAAAACCCAGAAACTATGGAACGGCAGCAGATAACTCGCAGCCTCCTCAACCGTGGGTGGCACTGGAGCCAGACCTGGAAGAGTTCCTTGTCCCTCGTAATCTATCAGTGTCCCCACTGGAGAGCTGGCTCTCCCTgcactactccctccctcccctgctaGAGGCTCCTCAGCCCCCGGAGGAAGGAGATGTGATGGTGGACACCAAGGTGTTGCCCCCATTTGCAGTCCCTCTACTGGAGGAGGGTGATGGCTCCGTCACGCCCCTCAGCTGTAAGAACGTGCTGGAGATCCGGCGGCGGAAGATGAACAGGCACAAGTACAAGAAGCTGCTGAAACGCACTAAGTTCCTGAGGAGGAGAGTGTTGGAGGGCAGGAGGAAGAAGAAGCAG AAACGCTTTGAGAAGGATCTGCAGAGGATCTGGATGAGAGCTGGACTGAAGAAAGCCCCAGAGGGATGGAACACACCCAAAatcttcattaaacagtacaaGTCCAAGAGGGGATGA